From Luteolibacter yonseiensis:
TGATGCTGCCGGAGGAGACGGTGGATTTCGAAGTGCTGGCGGAGGATGATTTCGGCGTCCGGTTGGCCGGCATCGAGTGGTCCGGCCAGTTGAGCCGCCCGACGGACGAGCCGCCGGCCAAGGGGGAGATCAAGCTTACGGACGGAGGCCCCGAGCGGAACCGTGTCAGCACCGCCGCCTCGTTTTCCCCCGCCGCCTTCGGCATCACGCCGCAGAAGATCACGCTGCGGGGTTTCAGCGCGGATTATTTTCCGGAGCGCGGCCGCGCGTACTCGGAACCGGTCGTCATCTACGTGCTCACCCGTGACGAACACGCGCAGATGCTGAAGACCAAGTTCGACCGCGTCCTCACGGAGTTCGAAGACCTCGCCCGCCGCGAACAGGATCTGCTCGACGAGAACCAGCGGCTCGAACGCCTGGATGGCGGGGAACTCCAGCAGGAGGAGAACGCCAAGCGGCTCGAGGCCCAGGAAGCCGCCGAGGCGGAGAGCAACCGGCGCATGCAGGAACTCACCGAGCGCATGGAGAGCCTCATGAAGGACGCCGCGAGGAATGGCGACATCGCGAAGGAAACACTCAGGAAAATGGCCGAGTCGCTCAAGCCCATGCAGGAGCTTTCCCAGCAGGATCTCCCCAAGGTCCAGGAAAATCTCGGCGACTCCCGGGAGCCGTCGAACACTCCGGAAAAATCCCAACAGGATGTGGCGAAGGCCGTCGAGGAGCAGAAGAAGGCAGTGGAGAAAATGCGCGAGGCCATCGCCCGGGCGAACGACGCGAACCGCCAGTTCGAAGCCGGGACTTTCGCGAACCGCCTGAAGAAGGCCGCGAGCGAGGAAAACGGCATCGTCACCACGCTCGTCGGCATCTTCGAGCGGATCCTCGGGAAGAAACATTCGGTCCTCGATCCTTCCGACCAGCGGCGGCTCGGTGAGGTGGGCGGCCAGCAGGCGAACACCGCTTCGGACATCCGCTGGCTGCAGGAGGATCTCGGCAACTATTTCACCCGTACCAAGGCCGAGGCGTTCAAGCAGATCCTTGATGAAATGCGGGAATCCGAGATCGACAACGGGCTCGCGAAGGTCCGCAACCTTCTCGCCGCGAACCAATCCTACCTCGCCACCGAGAGTGCGAAGGACTGGGCGGACAAACTCAGCGGCTGGGCGAAGAAGCTTGAGGACGAGAAAAACAAGGACGGCTCCGGTGGCGGTGCGGGTGAGGGAGGCCAGCCGGATCCCGAGGATGAGGACTTTGAATTCATGCTGCGCGTGATGAAACTCATCCAGCAGGAGCAGGACATCCGCGCCCAGACCCGTGCCCTTGAACAACTCCGCCGCAGCGGCGGAGAAGAATCCACCGATCCCGAAACACCATGAAACACCACCTCGCCGCAGCCGGTTTCTTCCTGCTCATGCCCTGCCTCGCCATGGCCGGGGAGGAGGTTGTCGAGAAACACCGCGAGGGCTCCAACAAGGTGGCCGACAAGCAGGACGAACTCGCCGCGGATGTCCAGCAACTGGTCATCGAGCAGACCGTCCCGCAGGTCATCGAAATGCTCAACGAGGTGGAGAAGATCATGGACGAGGCCACCGACCAGCTCGCCGAAGCCGACACCGGTGGCAATACCATCGCCGCCCAGACGGAGATCATCGAAAAGATCCATGCCGCGGCGAAGGAGAAGCAGAAACAGCAGGGCGGCGGCCAATCCAGCGAAGCCATGATGGACATGATGGAGCGCATGATGGGCAAGAAGCCGGATGGCGAGAAGAAGGCGAACGGCAAGAACGGCGAGGCCAGCGACGAAGGGAGCTACGGCCTCACCGGCGAATCCGATTCCGCGAACGATAACGATGCGGGCATCACCGGCGGGAAAACCGAAACACGGCGTGTTCCCAAAGCCGGCGGCGGCGCGGGCGCTGCCCTGCCTGAGGAGTTCCGCAAGGCCATGGACGCCTACAACCGTGGCGTGGAAAGGAAAGTGAAGTGACCATGGTGGGCGCGCGTCATCCGTTGATGGTGAAAACGTCCGTCAGGCTGCTGGCTTCCCTGGTGCTCCTGGCATCCTTTCCGGCCGCGACGGCGCAGGAGGTGCCGGGCCGTCCGGAAGAAACCATTCCCGCCCAGGTGGAGCTGATGTACGAGCGCGGCCTGCAATACCTCGCGAAGAGCCAGAACGAAAAAGGCTCCTGGAACGACCCCGTGGGTGGGGAGCCCGGCGTCGTGGGCCTCTGTGTGGCTGCGTTCCTCGCCCACGGCGAGGATGCCAACAACGGGCGCTATGCGAAGAACATCCGCCTCGGCATCGACTACATCCTTTCCCAGCAGAACGACAAGAACGGCTACATCGGTTCCAGCATGTACAACCACGGCTTCGCCACCAAGGCGCTGGCCGAGTGCTACGGCGTGCTGGACAATCCGAAGATCGCCCCGGCGCTGAAGAAGGCGGTGGACCTCATCATCAGCGCGCAAAAACGCAACCGGTTCAACGCCTGGCGCTACACTCCGGACAGCCACGATGCGGACACCACGGTCACGGGTTGCCAGATGGTCACGCTGTTCGCCGCGAGAAACGCGGGCATCGGCGTGCCGGACGAGGTGATCAAGAAGGGGCTCGCCTATCTGGCCACCTGCCGAGGCAAGGATGGCGACTATGGTTACACCTCTTCCTCGGGTGGCAAGCCGACCCTGACGGCGATCGGATCGCTCTGCTATTCCCTCGCGAAGGAAAAGGAGTCCAAGGGCTATCAGGCAAGCCTCGCCTACTTGAAAAAGAACATGGATTACCGGGACCGCTACTATCCGTATTATTACGAATACTACATGGCCCAGGCGCTGTTCCATGCGGACGAGGCTGCATGGCGCGAATGGAACACCCGCAACATCCGCTACATGTCCACCATCCAGTCGCAGGACGGCTCGTTCCCCGGAAACCAGGGGCCGTCGTTCAACACCGCCGGCGCGCTGCTGTCGTTCGCGCTCAACTACCGCTATCTGCCGATTTACGAAAAATGATCCGCCTCCTCGCCATATCATGGATGACCGGCCTGCTGGTCCTGCATGCCGCCGAACCGCACGACCTGCTGCGATTCGGGAACGGCGACCAGCTCCATGGGAAATTCATGGGCATCAAGGAGGGACCGCAGGTCGTCTGGCAGCGCGGGGATGTCACCGCCCCGGTGGAGTTCAAGACGGACCAGCTCCGCCACATCGTGCTCAATGGCGGCCGCCCGAAGCGCGGGCTCGCCGCCCTGTCCCACGTCGCCCTGGTGAACGGGGACCGCATTCCTGGAACGGTGGCCTCGATGGATGAGAAGGGGATCACGCTTGAGACCACCTACGCCGGTTCCCTGAGGATCCCGCGTGAGCAGGTGGCCATGCTCGCGCCGGCTCCGCTCGGCGGGCGGCTCCACTACCACGGTCCCTTCATCGAGGATGAGTGGAAAATGGCGGACGCGTCATCCCCGGAAGGCATTCCCGCCTCCAGGGATGAAAAGGACCAAGGTGGGGAGAATTCCGGGCGCTGGCAGTTTTCCGGGTCCGCGTGGTACTGGCCGGGCAAGCTGTCCGGCACCGCTTTGCTGAAGGAGAACACCATGCCGGACCGGGCGATCCTGCGCTTCGACGTCGCATGGAGGAACCGGCTCTCGCTCGCGATCGGATTTCATGCGGATTTCAAGAAGCCGGAGAAGAAACCCGCGGACGGGAATGAACCGGAGGCCCAGCCCCGCAGGCAGAACGGATTCTCCCCCGGCGATTCCAGCGTTTTTCCCACGTTGTTCGGCAATGCCTACGTGCTGCAGATCTTCTCCACCCACATGATGTTGTTCCGCGTTTCGGCGGACGGCACCGCCCGCGTCCCGGTCGAGCGGATCCCGAACAACGGCGCTTCCATCCGCCTTGGGGAATCCGGCACGGCGACGGTTGAGATCCGCTGCAGCCGGATTTCCGGGGAGATCGCCGTTTTCATCAATGGAGACTCCGCGGCCCGGTGGAGCGAGCAGGATGGAACTCCGCCGGATGCCGCGCGCTACTCGGGGAAGGGGAATGGTTTCGGATTCGTCGTGCAGACGGAGGAATCCCCCGTGCGGATCTCGGATATCATGACGGCGGAGTGGAACGGCATGCCGGACGCCGCCCGCAGCATGCAAACCGACGAGCAGGACATCGTGCTGCTGGCAAACGGCACGGATCGTTTCTCCGGGAAAGTCGGTGGTTTCAGCGACGGCAGGATCTTGATGGAGAACAAATACGGGCGTTTCCAGTTCGAACTGGATGACATCGCGGAGATCCGCTTCGCACGGAACAAGCTCGCCACGGAGAGCGAGCCCGCCGCAGGCTCCGTCATGGTCCGCATGGGGCCGCTCGGCCGGATTTCCGGCAAGCCCGTGTCCGGAAACGCGGACGGCATCCGCCTGCTGAATCCCATCTGCGGGGAAATGAACTTCAATCTGGAATCCGCGGTCATGCTCGATTTCCAAAACACCAACAACATCATCGACGACTGGGATGCCGAGTTTTGATCCAAGACCCTGGCTGGGTTTGCTGCTTTTCGCCGGCCCGCCCGCAAACGCCGACGAACTGACGCTGGCCGGCGACGCCCGCCTGACGGGCGACGTCCGTTCCATCGACGGGAACGGCGTGGTCGAGCTTGTTTCCCCGCTCTCGCCGGATCCGCTGAAGCTCGTGCCCGGTGCCGTCAGCGAGGTGCGGTTCAGCGCGTCCGGCACGGCCGGCAGCCCGCCCGGTGCGATCGTGGAACTGGCGAACGGAGATCTGCTTCCCGGCACGATCAGCGGCCTGGACGACAAGAATCTTTCCGTCACCACTCCTTATTCCGGAGAGGTCACGATCCCCCGGGCGGTCGTGAACTCGCTGCAGTTCGGCGTCCGCACGCGCAGGGTGATCTATTCCGGTCCCAAGAACCTCGGCGAGTGGAACCATGACGGCGGTGGCGCGGAGAACTGGACCTTCTCCAAGAAATCCTTGTCCGCGAACGGTCCGGCGCGCGCTTCGAAAAATTTCGAAACACCACGCCAGTTCATCCTGAAATTCTCGCTCGAGTGGCAGCGGAACCCGAATTTCCTGATTTATTTCGCCGATCCGCTGGAGCCCGGATCCGACGCTGTCGATCGATATCACTTCCAGTTCAATGGCGCGGGGATGGAAATCAAGCGTCATTCCACCAAGGGGCCCAAGACCCGCACGGTGATGCAGCTTCCCCGCACCCCGGACAAGTACGAGGCGAACCAACTGGAGGTGGAGATCCGCGTGGACCGGAACGCCTCACGCATCCAGTTGTTTCTCAATGGCGAGCCGGAGGGATCCGGAGTGGACGTGATGCCGGAACCTCCATCGGGCGGTGGCGTGACGCTCGCGAACGCCTCACCCAACGGAAGCCCGGTGCAGGTCCGGAACATCGAGATCGCCGAGTTCGACAACACCCGCGTGCGTCACCGGGCCGAAGACCGCGGGGACACCCGGAACGACAGCCTCATCAGCCGCGATGACGACCGCTGGGGAGGACATCTCATCGGTATCCAAAAAAGGCCGGAGGGCAGCGTGTTTTCCTTCAAGAGCGATTTCCAGGATGAGGCGCTCGAACTTCTGGAGTCCGAGGTTTCCACCCTGTTTTTCGCCAAGGCCGGAGACGCCCCCGTGGAACAGGCCAAGCCCGCTTTCGTGCTCCGCCTGCGGGACGAAGGCTCGCTGCGGCTGTCGTCCTGCGTGTTCGCGGACGATGGCGTCACCGCGGAGCATCCGTTGCTCGGCACCTTGAAAATCGGCCGGCAAGGCGTCGCCGCGATCGAACGCGCCGTCGCAGAACCCTTGGACAAGACCGGAGAATGAAAGCCCGCCTCACCGCTTCCTTTCTCGGCATGACGCTCCTCCTTGCGGCGGAGGAGACCGTTTCGACCGTCCGCTTCGCCAACGATGACCAACTGCCGGGCACCCTCGAATCCCTCTCGCCGGAGGCGCTGGTATGGAAATCCCCGATCCTGGACAAGCCCGCTTCCTTTTTCCTCAAGGACGTCCTGGAACTCGGTCTGACGCCGGAACATCCGGAGGGAACCGCCCGCCACGAGGCCTCCGTTTCCCTCACCAATGGCGACATCCTCCGCGGGCAGCTCGCGTCCGTGGGGGACGAGGTTGTCGAACTGGACACCTGGTTCGCAGGCCGAATGAAACTCAACCGGCTGATGATCTCTGACATCAGCATCTCCGGACGGCCGGACCTGCTCTATCGCGGACCCACCGGGCTGGATGACTGGAAACAATCCGGCGACAAGCCGGCATGGAATTATCAGAACGGCGGCTTCCGGTCGTCGGCGCCGGGAAGCATCGCCCGTGACATGAAACTTCCGGACGAGTGCAGCATTTCCTTCGACGCCGCCTGGCGCGACTCTTTCAGCCTGGACTTGAATTTTTTCGCGGGCGAGCCCGGGAGCGCACGGTCGGCCGATGGCTACGTCCTCACCTTCAGGAACCGCTACCTTTCGCTGCGCTCTGGCAGGAATCCGCAGAACCTCGGCAACAGCGCCACCGCCGAGGCGCTCCAGGAAAACGAGAAGGCCCGCATCGAGGTCCGGGCCAGCCTGAAGACCGGCAAGGTCTGCATTTTCGTGGATGGCGAGATCATCGATGTCTGGACCGATCCGGATGTCGCGAAGCTGAAGGTCGGACGCTGGTTGCATTTTGTTTCATCCAGCATTTCACCGGTGCAGGTCTCGCGCATCGAGATCGCCGCATGGGATGGCGAGGTGGAGCAGATGCCGGACCCGAAGGTGGGGAACGGCCTGCTGGACGAGGAGGAGCCCGATCCCTTGGAAGCTCCGCCCAAGGAGGAGAAACCGAAGGCAGGGCGGATGGAACTGCGGAATGGCGACTCGCTGGATGGAGAGGTCCTTTCCATCACCGAGGGCATGATCTCGATCAAGACGCCTTTCCGCGAGGTGAAGCTGCCCATCGAGGTCCTGCGTTCCCTCGCCCTGAAGCCTGCCGAGCTGGAACGCTGCAAACGCGAGAACGGCGATGTCCGCGGATGGTTCCCGGACGGCTCGTCCGTCGTCTTCCGGCTGGAGGAAGTGAAACCCGGAGTCCTCTCGGGCAGCAGCCAGAACTTCGGCAACGCGGATTTCAAGACCGCCGCCTTCAACCGCATCGAGTTCAATATCTACGACCCGGAATACGAGGAACTCCGCGCGGCGGAAAAGTGGTGAGAGGGTGCGCCGCGCTTGGGGATCACTTGTCTCCGGACTCGTCTTCGGACCCGTCTTCAGACCCGTCCTCCCCGATGTCGATGCCGTGTTGCTCCGCGAATGCCCTGGCGGCGGCTCGGGAGGTGTCATCGGTTTCCGGCCAGTTCTGGAAGATGGTCCGGAGCGTGCCGTCGCGCCGTTCGCCGGGTGGCAGCATCATCGCCCATTTTTCGGCATCGAGGGGACGGCCTTGCGAGAGGATTTCGGCGTAGGCTTGGATGGAGGTATTCCGGGTGGATCCTTCGGGCTGGGCATCCAACCATTCCCCGGCGGCCCGGTAGTCGCTGATCGCCCACCCTCGGAACAGTTCCCTGATTTTCCCGTCTCCCGCACCCTCCGGCAGGGTCCTGTCGATCCATTCGATCCAACGCCGGTTATCCTTGAGGTTGTCCTCCTCCACTCCTCCGACGAACGCCTGGAGTTCGGACGGGTCGAGCTTCGCCGAATGGATCCACTCCTCCGCGTCCGGGAAATCCTGGTAGCTGATGCTTCGGGCGAGCGATGAAATTCCGTTCCGCAACAATCCGTCGTCTCCATCGGGATCACGATTTTTGGAAAAGGCGCGCAATTCCGCCAACCCTTCCAGCCGGGATTCCGGTCGGATGGAACCCATGATTTGTGACACGGATCCGGCAGGGAGGCCGAGTTCCCCGAGTATCCTGAAGGCGGTGGCGGGGGACTTGAGGGAGACGCCGGAGAGGAGGAAATTTTTCGCCTCGGGAGACGAGAAGAGGGGAGACTTGTCCTTGTGCCTACGATACCACTCGAGGGCGGCTTCCGGATCTTCGCGGCTCCACATGAAAATCGATCCATTGATGACATTCTGGTTTCCTACCCCTCCTGTGTCGGGCAGTTCGAGAGGAGACTTGGCGAGGAACTCAAGAATGCCGCGGGGATGGATTCTCGAAAAGGAGTAGAACACGGTGTCCAGGCCGTCTTCCGGACATTTTTCCGAACGCAGTGCGGCGATCAGTTCGATGAATTCGGCCGGGCTCAAGGCGGACAAGGATTCGAGCCGTTCGTCCGCGACAGATGCCCTCTCCCCGGCGGGCATGCGGAAACAATCCGCCAGGCTCGCGGCGAGCGCGCGTATGTCCTGCCGTTCTTTGTCACGCGGACGTTTGGTGGCTGCCTTGCTCGTGTTCGGTCCGGTGTCCGCCGGGATTCCCGCGCGTGCCATATCGGCCAGCAGGCGGGCACGGGCTTCCCTTGCCGTCCGGATGTGTTGTTCCCCGGCGTGACCCAGCCAGGCTGCAAACGCGAGGATCGCCACGGAAATGCTGATGGAGGTTTTCATTCGCTTTCGAGCCAGTCCAACATGCCCTTCCGGCTTTCCTCATCCACGATTTTCCCGGCCAGTTGCCGCGCTTCGGACGGGTGGCCAAGCCATTCCGAATTACGGATGAAGGAAATCAGGATCTCGTCACTGCCTGTTTTTTCGTGGAAATACGCCGCAAGGTCGGCAGCTCCGGTGTAGTCGTTACCGCTGATGTTCGCCAACGCTCCTCCGGTTGCCCGGTCGGTCGCGGATGGAGCTTGGCTGCCCACCCAGGCCCGTAGTTCCTCAACGTCTCCGGCGTTGATTTTTGCCGTCCACGTCCGTGAATACAGGATCCGCCTCGCGCAGTATTCAACGCAGGCTTCCCGTTCTTCGGGAGTCGCGCCGATGCGTGTGAAGTAGTCGCTCGCCGCCTGATAGCCGCCCTGTGCGGCAACTTCGGCACATTGGCTATTGATCAGATTCCGAGCGGATTGGGCGGGCAGCAGCTCCCGCACCATGCGGGCGAAGGCGATCTGCTTCTCTTCCGAAAGTTTCTCTTGCGCGTGAGGATGGAGGAATTTCGCACGATCCTCCTCATTGATGGCGGAAAGACGTTTCACCGCCATCTCAGGCGCGCTGGATAATAATGCGGAAATGAGGGCGGGTTCCATCTTATGTTTCAGCACGCTCATACCGTCGAGCCTCTTGCTGGCGAAGGTCCCTTTTTCCAACTGTTCGTCGAACCATGCGGCGGCGGCTTCCGGCGAGGCCAGAGCCCAGTTCTTCATTCCCTCCGCCAGGAAATGGGAGCGGTCTTCCGGCAGCTTGCCGGTCAGGAGATCCAGTGCGAATCCGGGGTCCTTTTCAAGCAGGGCTTTGACGAGCATCTCCCGGAGAATCTCCTCCGCCCCGAAATTTGATTTCGAAAGCTCATCCAGGGAGGCGGCGAGCTCCTCCCGCGACATCGCGTTGAAGCGCTTTTTCAACGCCAGTCCGCCGAAGCCCGTCCAGTTGTATTTCAATGCCTGGCTGGAAAGTGTTTTCCATTCCGCCGGTGTGGCCGGCTTCGGACTTGCGATATCGTCGGCGGTTCCGCTTTGATGGGTCCGCAGTTTCTCGCGGTAGGTGGAGTTTTCTTTTTCAATCCCGCTCAGAACCTGCCGGCGGAAGCCGAGCCAGCCACCCGCGACAACAAGCGCGATGACCGGTGGGAGGAAAGACTTCAGCTTCAATGCCTCCTATTCAGTCAGTGACGGAGATGGGTGTCAACGCCGCATGCCGTTAGGAAGGGGTGGCGAATGGCGTGTGGTTAGGACCGGCTAAGTTCCGCAACCCCTCCGGGGTGTCAGAATGTGACGAAATCGCTCTTAACCACGTGATCTCTTAACCATGTGATCTCTTAACCATGTGATCTCTTAACCACGTGACATTTGGAGGGCACGTCGCTGCCGCCCTCTTTAATTTTCGTCGGCCTGAATAGCGAAAACAAGGTTGCCCTCTTCACGTGTCGGCATCACTTCGCCCGTTGGCGAAGTTGCTCCAAACGCGAGAGCGGCTTTTCGGCCTGGGCCTGCGGGTCGGCGGGTTTTTCCGGGGCTGCGGGAGGCGCGTCGGCTTTCGCGACGGGAGCGGGCGGCGGGGCGTCGATGCGCAGCGTGCTGTTCATCGCGGTCTGATGGAGGATGGTGGTGCCGTTCTGGGGAATCAACACCCGGCAGAAGACGGCGTTGTGCTTGCCGACGGTGGCGTCCGCCGCGATGGCGACGGGGAAGGTGAGTTCGGTCTGATCCTTGGTGAAATTCTGCGGAGGGCAGGAAGCGCCGTGAGGCAGCCCGAAGAGCTCGACGGTGGCGGTGCCTTCGAAGGGGTGGAGCTGTTCGATCTTCGCGACCATGGAGGTCGCCTTGTTCTGCTCGGTGGCGGCGAGATCGAGCGCCATGCCCACGAACGGCTCGGCGATCTTCAAGGTCGTCAGCGCGGAGGAAACGAGCACGGTCCCTTGCGGGGTGTTCGCCTCGGCCAGCACGCAGACCTGCCAATCGCCGGTGGCGGCGTCGTTGTTGGCGTTGAGTTCGTAGAGGATCTCGGATTGGTCGCCGGGGATGTCGAGGGTGACGGGCGCGCTGATGCCGGGAGGATTCCACAGGAAACGCACGGTGATTTTCTCGGCGTAGCCTTCCTTGCGGGTGGCGCGGACCTTGAGTGGGAGGGTGCCGTTTTTCACGATGGGAACGGCGGGTGTTTCGAGGTCGATCTTGAAAGGCGCTTCCTGAATGACGGCGGTGGCGACGCGGTTGACCGTGACGGAGTGGTACGCTCCCTGGTTGTTCACATCCACATGGTGGATCGTGTCCGCCAGTCCTCCGGTGAGCGGGACGTCTCCGGTGGCCTTGATGGAAAACGGAACCAGCCCGCCCGCCAGCGGGGCGTCGGGCGCGGCCTCGAAGACGACGGGAAAGGTGGTGATGGATTTGGGAACCGGCGGAGCCGTCATGGTGATGCCCGCGGGAAGCTGCCCGGCCTCGAAGGTGGAATCGCAGGCGATGTTTTCCCGGACGACATTGACGACTGCGGCGTAGCGGTTGCCGCGCGGGACGGAGAAGGTTTTCCACTTCTGGCTGTTCACCCGCTCGACGGTGGGAAGGTTCGCGGCGATGGAGGGCTTTTTCTCGGTGATTTCCATCCGGTAGGTGAAGTCCCCGTCGGTGCGGTCGAGCTGGTCGCGGACCCGCAGGCAATATTCGCCATCGGCGGGGCAGGTCCAGTTGATGATGCTGTCGGGCGAGCCCTGGTCGTCGTTCGCCGCGATCTGTTTTCCGTCCATCTGATGAAGGGAGAGGATGGAATCGAGAGGAGACCGATGGCTGCGGGCCAGCACGCGGAGGACGAGGTTCTGGTCCTTCTTCGCGGTGAATTTGAACCAGTCCATCTTGTTCTCCCCGTCGAGGATGCCGTGCATGGCGCAGGGAACCGGCGGCACCG
This genomic window contains:
- a CDS encoding PPC domain-containing protein codes for the protein MFKPLFLLLALSTPLPAFSPELHLIEPRGGRRGTEMEIRFLGKRLEETSEILFYEPGLAVANITNKAENESTARLTIAPDAPLGEHSVRVRTAGGISELRSFWVGQFPTVMEAEPNATFDQAQRVEPNTTVQGVAGDEDDDYYVCSLKKGQRLSVEVEAMRLGRLMFDAYVAILDPKKFELATCDDAPLLRNDAFASIIAPEDGDYRIVVHEAAYEGTPDSQYRLHIGTFPRPKAVFPTGGKPGETIEFTFIGDPSGPIKQSITLPAEEAASFPVFPVHDGLSAPSPHWITVSPLEAVNESGINKDPASATPVPPVPCAMHGILDGENKMDWFKFTAKKDQNLVLRVLARSHRSPLDSILSLHQMDGKQIAANDDQGSPDSIINWTCPADGEYCLRVRDQLDRTDGDFTYRMEITEKKPSIAANLPTVERVNSQKWKTFSVPRGNRYAAVVNVVRENIACDSTFEAGQLPAGITMTAPPVPKSITTFPVVFEAAPDAPLAGGLVPFSIKATGDVPLTGGLADTIHHVDVNNQGAYHSVTVNRVATAVIQEAPFKIDLETPAVPIVKNGTLPLKVRATRKEGYAEKITVRFLWNPPGISAPVTLDIPGDQSEILYELNANNDAATGDWQVCVLAEANTPQGTVLVSSALTTLKIAEPFVGMALDLAATEQNKATSMVAKIEQLHPFEGTATVELFGLPHGASCPPQNFTKDQTELTFPVAIAADATVGKHNAVFCRVLIPQNGTTILHQTAMNSTLRIDAPPPAPVAKADAPPAAPEKPADPQAQAEKPLSRLEQLRQRAK
- a CDS encoding prenyltransferase/squalene oxidase repeat-containing protein, which encodes MVKTSVRLLASLVLLASFPAATAQEVPGRPEETIPAQVELMYERGLQYLAKSQNEKGSWNDPVGGEPGVVGLCVAAFLAHGEDANNGRYAKNIRLGIDYILSQQNDKNGYIGSSMYNHGFATKALAECYGVLDNPKIAPALKKAVDLIISAQKRNRFNAWRYTPDSHDADTTVTGCQMVTLFAARNAGIGVPDEVIKKGLAYLATCRGKDGDYGYTSSSGGKPTLTAIGSLCYSLAKEKESKGYQASLAYLKKNMDYRDRYYPYYYEYYMAQALFHADEAAWREWNTRNIRYMSTIQSQDGSFPGNQGPSFNTAGALLSFALNYRYLPIYEK